The Ascochyta rabiei chromosome 10, complete sequence genome has a window encoding:
- a CDS encoding Lytic cellulose monooxygenase (C1-hydroxylating): MFSKAIIATALISAVTAHQNFHQFWVNDETPGYQVGIRMPPSNSPVTDVKSDDMACNVGGSKVPSGVETVAAAEGDSIKVQWDQSGHLGPITHFLYGPVDDASQATGIGAGWFKIDELDQVDGKWANEIMGAANMTHEFKLPTGLASGEYLLRSEMLALHGAQTVGGAQFYIGCAQLKITGTGSKGACGPTISLPGAYKAEDDNIYIPNVYNGFDATKYTAPGGPVASCGAGSGGSAPIASSPSNGTAPATPTAPASAALSSAAATSVAAETPAVSSAAATSTAASTPAASATAPASGSALPEEFTLETFIAWLKEQAA, from the exons ATGTTTTCCAAGGCCATCATTGCAACCGCTCTCATCTCCGCCGTTACGGCTCACCAGAACTTCCACCAATTCTGGGTCAACGATGAGACACCCGGCTACCAGGTCGGCATCCGGATGCCACCTTCCAACAGCCCCGTCACAGACGTAAAGTCGGACGACATGGCCTGCAACGTCGGTGGCAGCAAGGTGCCTTCTGGCGTTGAGACCGTCGCGGCCGCCGAGGGCGACTCCATCAAGGTCCAGTGGGACCAATCCGGCCACCTCGGTCCTATCACCCACTTCCTCTACGGACCCGTCGACGATGCGTCCCAGGCTACTGGCATTGGCGCCGGCTGGTTCAAGATTGATGAGCTTGACCAGGTCGATGGCAAGTGGGCCAACGAAATCATGGGGGCGGCCAACATGACGCACGAGTTCAAGCTGCCCACTGGCCTTGCCAGCGGAGAGTACCTCCTCCGTTCTGAGATGCTTGCTCTCCACGGTGCTCAGACCGTTGGTGGTGCTCAGTTCTACA TCGGTTGCGCTCAGCTCAAGATTACCGGAACTGGCAGCAAGGGCGCCTGCGGTCCCACTATCTCGCTCCCTGGCGCTTACAAGGCTGAGGATGACAACATCTACATCCCCAATGTGTACAACGGCTTCGACGCCACGAAGTACACTGCTCCCGGTGGCCCTGTCGCCTCCTGCGGTGCTGGCTCCGGCGGCTCTGCCCCCATCGCCTCGTCCCCATCCAACGGCACTGCCCCCGCTACTCCTACTGCCCCTGCTTCCGCCGCCCTctcctctgctgctgccaccTCAGTTGCCGCTGAGACTCCTGCTGTCTCGTCTGCTGCCGCTACATCTACCGCTGCCTCGACACCTGCTGCCTCTGCTACCGCCCCGGCGTCTGGCAGTGCTCTCCCCGAGGAGTTCACCCTCGAGACCTTTATTGCTTGGCTCAAGGAGCAGGCTGCTTAG
- a CDS encoding Diphthamide biosynthesis protein 3, whose amino-acid sequence MADEDLNLYDEIEIEDCFYDATLQIYHHPCPCGDRFEISIYDMRDGEDIARCPSCSLMIRIIFDQSDLPKEKDEAPGEAATVAA is encoded by the exons ATGGCCGACGAAGACCTCAACCTCTACGACGAGATCGAAATCGAAGACTGCTTCTACGACGCCACCCTGCAAATCTACCACCACCCATGTCCGTGCGGCGACCGCTTCGAAATCAGCATCTACGACATGCGCGACGGCGAGGACATTGCGCGCTGCCCGAGCTGCTCGCTGATGATCAGGATTATCTTCGACCAG TCTGACCTGCCCAAGGAAAAGGACGAGGCGCCAGGCGAGGCGGCGACTGTCGCTGCGTAG
- a CDS encoding Ferroxidase, with translation MKSVARLSTAALRRAAAAPLRASMPANCIITRAAAVHTSRASVRAFHGSTSVRGIMPDSENPPPKQSEDHENPTVPTDISTSEFHERADEYLNELVERLEEAQEKNPDIEVEYSAGVLRVDFISKQLSYVLNKQPPNKQIWLSSPISGPKRFDWVVLQEGQNAKQDGGSGDWVYLRDGTSLTDVIRKELAVDNEVDDDVPR, from the exons ATGAAGTCTGTTGCCAGATTGAGCACTGCAGCCCTCCGCAGAGCCGCCGCCGCGCCTCTGCGCGCGTCGATGCCGGCGAACTGCATCATCACTCGAGCTGCAGCTGTGCACACTAGCAGAGCTTCAGTGCGCGCCTTTCACGGCAGCACCAGCGTGCGTGGCATCATGCCTGATTCGGAGAACCCGCCCCCCAAGCAGTCTGAAGACCACGAGAACCCCACCGTGCCCACGGACATTTCCACGAGCGAGTTCCACGAGCGTGCCGACGAGTACTTGAACGAGCTGGTCGAGCGACTGGAAGAGGCGCAGGAGAAGAACCCCGACATTGAGGTCGAATACTCG GCCGGTGTCCTCAGAGTCGACTTCATCTCCAAGCAGCTCAGCTACGTGCTCAACAAGCAGCCGCCCAACAAGCAGATCTGGCTCAGCTCGCCCATTTCAGGCCCCAAGCGCTTCGACTGGGTCGTCCTGCAGGAAGGACAGAATGCGAAGCAGGACGGCGGCAGCGGTGACTGGGTGTACCTCCGCGACGGCACGAGCTTGACTGACGTCATTCGCAAGGAGCTGGCGGTTGACAACGAGGTGGACGACGATGTCCCAAGATAG
- a CDS encoding SNARE-binding exocyst subunit S6, protein MGDVESLAQLLRHPEDLDKIPALKAEFSRKKAAVDGQLRHGLREQLELTQAGMNSITDGQRTVNLIKEEMMKIDKLCAEAQSMIQDFPHVNVVAQTHKNFESVEKMRSDIQSFDERLAQLEYLLDQDDEAPTEQPNLLQIHYGLTQLRDIRDVAMDQIKSTEDGSTELIDNLTLENGATVQDLFARLDDVIERFDQHIGEACINLIELVQTGNDGMVVRLAVIVEEEEKTDAKVKALQDAQREYKDLASRFKSITAGPKELRGYKDKFTKAIEYVCEANMAEVREKFDEDPEKVDKYFKWYFNNLNTVKLGMINLMPKKWKIMQTYTNIYHKRMHDFLMSLAEDEGLGPQYLLAIINWVDRYYAKMNKLGFPEESLEPHVIDNRGPELIRTYRQVIINAVDQFMDRINSGDRKSFLEQDRNAYEVNPDGIFQTKSLGDVWTMLSQNLSVAASSDRNDVAEGTVDSMIRALTTRQRIWTQLIDDEKDKYMGPAPTQDGDGVAVFQEWLIAIANDQIICIDDADEAVGRPSFVTIFEREATPLLSATYLSDRLAPQLDELRNGYIDISSHCIQIFCQLIFLTDFRPILNKFFTQEWYQRTDMASIIITFRDYLADYEEQVHRSLRDLLIDSLADELLVQYLGAVRNKSVKFRRSDQFAAKMRDDLVTAFEFFRTYGDQGREIMGRWRAVEFFLRLLETDKSQVPFVYEEFKSTYRDVQIGWVEAVLRSRDDFDRAMLNAVKAKAAETPTEDIDAPADPIMGRVK, encoded by the coding sequence ATGGGCGACGTCGAGTCGCTCGCGCAGCTGCTGCGGCACCCCGAGGACCTCGACAAGATCCCTGCGCTCAAGGCAGAGTTCTCGCGCAAAAAGGCGGCCGTCGACGGGCAGCTGCGCCATGGCCTGCGCGAACAGCTGGAGCTGACCCAGGCGGGCATGAACAGCATCACCGACGGCCAGCGCACCGTCAACCTGATCAAGGAGGAGATGATGAAGATTGACAAGCTGTGCGCCGAGGCCCAGAGCATGATCCAGGACTTCCCCCACGTCAACGTCGTCGCCCAGACGCACAAGAATTTCGAGAGCGTCGAGAAGATGCGCAGCGACATCCAGTCCTTTGACGAGCGCTTGGCCCAGCTCGAGTACCTGCTCGATCAGGACGACGAAGCCCCCACCGAGCAGCCCAATCTGCTGCAGATCCACTACGGCCTGACCCAGCTGCGCGACATCCGTGACGTTGCCATGGACCAGATCAAGAGCACCGAGGACGGCTCCACCGAGCTCATCGACAACCTCACTCTCGAGAACGGCGCCACCGTACAGGACCTCTTTGCCCGCCTGGACGACGTCATCGAGCGTTTCGACCAGCACATCGGCGAGGCCTGCATCAACCTGATCGAGCTGGTGCAGACGGGCAACGACGGCATGGTTGTGCGACTTGCTGTCATCGtggaggaggaagagaagaCCGATGCAAAGGTCAAGGCGCTGCAAGATGCGCAGCGCGAGTACAAGGACCTGGCATCGCGCTTCAAGTCCATCACGGCTGGACCGAAAGAGCTGCGCGGCTACAAGGACAAGTTCACCAAAGCCATCGAGTATGTCTGCGAAGCGAATATGGCCGAGGTTAGGGAGAAGTTCGACGAAGACCCTGAGAAGGTCGACAAATACTTCAAGTGGTACTTCAACAACCTCAACACCGTCAAGCTGGGTATGATCAACCTCATGCCCAAGAAGTGGAAGATCATGCAGACGTACACGAATATCTACCACAAGCGGATGCATGATTTTCTCATGAGTCTGGCTGAAGACGAAGGTCTCGGGCCACAGTACCTCCTCGCCATCATCAATTGGGTCGATAGATACTATGCAAAGATGAACAAGCTTGGCTTCCCCGAAGAATCTCTCGAGCCCCATGTCATCGATAACCGCGGCCCAGAGCTGATCCGCACATATCGCCAGGTCATCATTAACGCTGTCGACCAGTTCATGGACCGCATCAACTCGGGCGACAGAAAAAGCTTCTTGGAGCAGGACCGCAACGCTTACGAGGTCAACCCTGACGGTATCTTCCAAACAAAATCACTCGGCGATGTATGGACCATGCTTAGCCAGAACCTCTCTGTGGCCGCCAGCAGCGATCGCAATGACGTTGCAGAAGGCACCGTGGATTCTATGATACGCGCCCTCACTACCCGCCAACGCATCTGGACCCAGCTCATCGACGACGAAAAGGACAAGTACATGGGCCCCGCGCCTACTCAGGACGGCGACGGCGTAGCGGTCTTCCAGGAATGGCTCATTGCTATTGCCAACGATCAGATCATCTGCATCGACGACGCAGATGAAGCTGTTGGGCGACCCTCCTTCGTCACAATCTTCGAGCGCGAAGCTACACCCCTGCTGTCAGCCACATATCTCTCCGACCGTCTGGCTCCACAACTAGACGAGCTGCGCAATGGGTATATTGATATCAGCTCGCACTGCATACAGATCTTTTGTCAGCTAATATTCCTGACTGATTTCCGGCCCATTCTCAACAAATTCTTCACGCAGGAGTGGTATCAGCGCACCGACATGGCGTCCATTATAATCACCTTCCGCGATTATCTTGCCGACTACGAAGAACAAGTTCATCGGTCTTTGCGGGATTTGTTGATCGATTCGCTCGCAGATGAGCTGCTAGTCCAGTACCTGGGTGCGGTGCGCAACAAGTCCGTCAAGTTTCGCCGTTCCGATCAATTTGCAGCCAAAATGCGCGACGACCTTGTCACGGCTTTCGAGTTCTTCCGCACCTACGGGGATCAGGGGAGGGAAATTATGGGGCGATGGCGCGCAGTCGAGTTTTTCCTCAGACTGCTCGAGACCGACAAGTCCCAAGTGCCATTCGTGTATGAGGAGTTCAAGTCGACGTACCGAGATGTGCAGATTGGGTGGGTGGAGGCGGTTCTGCGCAGCAGAGACGACTTCGACAGAGCCATGCTCAACGCTGTCAAGGCGAAGGCGGCGGAGACCCCGACGGAAGACATAGATGCCCCAGCAGATCCCATCATGGGCAGGGTGAAGTAG
- a CDS encoding Sigma-adaptin 3A codes for MINAVLVFNNAGQPRLTKFYTQLETSVQQRLISEIFTLVANRPNSACNFLPLPPLLQQSSKSSTPSTPHNDTPSLVTYRHYATLYFIVISTSTESPLALLDLIQVFVQALDGLFENVCELDLIFNFETLHAALGEMIVGGVVVETQLDRVVEGVKAQGRVAKRPVNEGKGLGGFEGLGRGGGMWAGR; via the exons ATGATCAACGCGGTCCTCGTCTTCAACAATGCCGGCCAGCCGCGCTTGACAAAGTTCTACACCCAGCTCGAGACCAGCGTCCAGCAGCGCCTGATCTCCGAGATCTTCACCCTCGTCGCCAACCGCCCCAACTCGGCCTGCAACTTCCTGCC CCTCCCTCCCCTTCTCCAACAGTCGAGCAAGTCCTCCACACCTTCTACCCCGCACAATGACACCCCCTCCCTCGTAACCTACCGCCACTACGCAACCCTCTACTTCATCGTCATCAGCACCTCGACCGAGTCCCCCCTCGCCCTCCTCGATCTGATCCAAGTCTTCGTGCAGGCGCTCGACGGGCTGTTTGAGAATGTGTGCGAGCTGGATCTGATCTTCAACTTCGAGACGCTGCATGCGGCGCTGGGCGAGATGATCGTGGgcggcgtcgtcgtcgagaCGCAGCTCGACAGAGTGGTGGAGGGAGTCAAGGCGCAGGGGAGGGTTGCGAAGAGGCCGGTAAATGAAGGGAAGGGATTGGGCGGGTTTGAGGGGTTAGGGAGGGGCGGCGGCATGTGGGCTGGTCGGTAG
- a CDS encoding Gluconolactonase — MPSTSAFFAVSVAVGCALARNVPAAAQVVDQRVFNVLASVPPPAIANDSTLFIWSGVTAESLLAKPFHIYDEEFYDVIGSNPSLTQIASSESDPIFHEAVTWHAARDEVFFVQNAGAPAAGTGLNKSSIIQKISLADAEKVRNGTLKAVPVTIVNTTNPQVINPNGGTNYKGNIIFAGEGQGSNIPSALYLMNPEAPYNTSTLINNYFGRQFNSLNDLTVSSKNGDLYFTDTLYGFLQDFRPVPGLRNQVYRYNFKTGAITVVADDFTLPNGITISPDGNKAYVTDTGIALGFYGRNLSSPASIYSFDVANDGTFQNRKTFAYMPSYIPDGVHTDSKGRVYAGAGDGVWVYNTSGKLIGKIYTGTTAANFQFAGKGRIVITGQTKLFYATVAASGAPIQ; from the exons ATGCCGTCCACAAGTGCTTTTTTCGCTGTCAGCGTAGCTGTCGGTTGTGCCTTGGCACGAAATGTACCTGCAGCTGCCCAGGTCGTGGATCAGAGGGTCTTCAACGTTTTGGCATCCGTGCCGCCTCCCGCGATTGCGAACGACTCCACT TTGTTCATCTGGTCTGGTGTTACTGCAGAGTCTTTGCTGGCTAAGCCGTTTCACATCTACGATGAAGAATTTTACGATGTCATCGGATCCAACCCTTCCTTGACCCAAATTGCTTCCTCTGAGTCCGATCCTATCTTCCACGAGGCTGTCACATG GCATGCTGCCCGCGATGAAGTATTCTTCGTTCAAAATGCCGGTGCTCCTGCCGCCGGCACTGGGCTGAACAAGTCTTCTATTATCCAGAAGATTTCTCTTGCCGACGCAGAGAAAGTTCGCAACGGAACTCTCAAGGCTGTGCCCGTGACTATCGTCAACACGACCAATCCTCAGGTCATAAACCCCAATGGTGGCACTAACTACAAGGGTAACATCATCTTCGCTGGTGAAGGTCAGGGTAGCAACATCCCTTCAGCGTTGTATTTGATGAACCCAGAGGCGCCATACAACACCAGCA CCCTCATCAACAACTACTTTGGCCGTCAGTTCAACTCGTTGAATGACCTAACCGTCAGCTCCAAGAATGGCGATCTCTATTTCACCGACACACTCTATGGTTTCCTCCAGGATTTCCGTCCTGTGCCTGGTCTGCGAAATCAAGTCTACCGCTACAACTTCAAGACTGGCGCCATTACTGTCGTTGCTGACGACTTCACCCTGCCTAACGGCATTACCATCTCACCGGATGGCAACAAGGCTTATGTGACTGACACTGGTATCGCCCTTGGCTTTTACGGTCGCAACCTCTCCTCTCCAGCCTCAATCTACTCGTTCGATGTTGCCAATGACGGAACATTCCAGAACCGCAAGACCTTTGCCTATATGCCCTCATACATTCCTGACGGTGTGCACACTGACTCCAAGGGCCGTGTTTACGCTGGCGCTGGTGATGGCGTCTGGGTGTACAACACCTCTGGCAAGCTCATTGGCAAAATCTATACCGGAACTACTGCTGCCAACTTCCAGTTCGCTGGAAAGGGACGCATCGTGATTACTGGTCAGACCAAGCTGTTCTATGCCACTGTTGCTGCCTCTGGCGCCCCGATCCAGTAA